In Thermothelomyces thermophilus ATCC 42464 chromosome 4, complete sequence, a single genomic region encodes these proteins:
- a CDS encoding carbohydrate esterase family 3 protein (CAZy_ID 267796) encodes MHILSFVSAFSLASLALASPVEVAERQAQKLRIMPLGDSITEITCWRAFVWDQLAAAGLADQVQYVGSQNSNPQGCQPQTANWDQHHEGHSGWLAIDIANNYLANWLRSTPADIVMFMLGTNDVVRGHTTDEIINAYTKMVEIMRAANPNTKIIVDLVIPLPFSNGPIQAINSRIPQWAAGLNSTESPIVVADCYQGFTSSMLRDGVHPNLEGDRLIASRVGPLLLDYVKQSLGQ; translated from the exons ATGCATATCTTGAGCTTCGTCTCGGCCTTCAGCCTGGCCAGCCTGGCCCTGGCAAGCCCAGTGGAGGTGGCGGAGCGTCAAGCCCAAAAGCTGCGGATCA TGCCCCTGGGCGACAGCATCACCGAGATCACCTGCTGGCGCGCCTTCGTGTGGGACCAGCTGGCCGCGGCCGGGCTGGCCGACCAGGTGCAGTACGTCGGGTCGCAGAACAGCAACCCGCAGGGCTGCCAGCCCCAGACCGCCAACTGGGACCAGCACCACGAGGGCCACTCTGGCTGGCTGGCTATCGACATCGCCAACAACTACCTGGCCAACTGGCTCCGGAGCACGCCTGCCGACATTGTCATGTTCATGCTGGGCACCAACGATGTCGTGCGCGGGCACACTACGGATGAGATCATCAACGCCTACACCAAGATGGTCGAGATCATGCGAGCGGCGAACCCAAACACCAAGATCATT GTCGACCTCGTCATCCCGCTCCCCTTCTCCAACGGCCCGATCCAGGCCATCAACTCGCGCATCCCCCAGTGGGCCGCCGGCCTCAACTCGACCGAGTCGCCCATCGTCGTCGCCGATTGCTACCAGGGCTTCACCTCTTCCATGCTCCGCGACGGTGTGCACCCCAATCTCGAAGGCGACCGCCTCATCGCCTCGCGCGTCGGTCCGCTGCTGCTGGATTACGTCAAGCAGTCGCTGGGTCAGTAA
- a CDS encoding glycosyltransferase family 8 protein (CAZy_ID 268060) has protein sequence MLLSAKRAIIATCGIAACVILVSFNRLRLVTAASQRSTEAWGGLQPHWTTEQEEPRFAYVQYATDINYLCNAIMNFVRLDRYGTHFDRVLIHPRDWAEPGDSREQIALSRIRSQYPHVQLRPVEVLSTSAGDPTWHKSLTKFHAFALTDYTRVLVFDSDSMVLNNMDHCFLAPLAPVAVPRAYWLHDASSSSSSIKDQILASHVMLIEPNQRTFERILAEARSSGAFDMEVLNALFADSAMILPHRRYALLTGEFRTKDHRHYLSEDPDAEWNATAEVSRAYLVHFSDWPLPKPWLPRSPEQWAAALPACGDGEEDAERPDRPRCADRVMWTRFYEDYDRDRREVCGPLGMTGES, from the exons ATGCTGCTCTCCGCCAAACGGGCGATCATCGCAACCTGCGGCATTGCAGCATGCGTGATCCTGGTCAGTTTCAACCGACTCCGTCTCGTCACAGCGGCGAGTCAACGGTCCACGGAAGCATGGGGTGGGCTGCAGCCGCACTGGACGACCGAGCAGGAGGAGCCGCGGTTTGCGTACGTGCAGTATGCGACGGATATCAACTACTTGTGCAACGCG ATCATGAACTTTGTGCGTCTCGACCGGTACGGAACGCATTTTGATCGGGTGTTGATCCATCCCCGCGATTGGGCCGAG CCCGGCGACAGCCGCGAGCAGATCGCCCTGAGCCGAATCCGATCGCAGTACCCGCACGTCCAACTGCGCCCGGTCGAGGTGCTCTCGACGTCGGCCGGCGATCCCACGTGGCACAAGAGCCTGACGAAGTTCCACGCGTTCGCCCTGACCGACTACACGCGCGTGCTCGTCTTCGACTCCGACTCGATGGTGCTCAACAACATGGACCACTGCTTCCTCGCCCCGCTGGCCCCGGTCGCCGTCCCGCGCGCGTACTGGCTCCACGacgcctcgtcgtcgtccagcAGCATCAAGGACCAGATTCTCGCATCCCACGTGATGCTGATCGAGCCCAACCAACGCACCTTCGAGCGGATCCTGGCCGAGGCCCGCTCGTCCGGCGCCTTCGACATGGAGGTGCTCAACGCCCTGTTTGCCGACTCGGCCATGATCCTGCCGCATCGGCGGTACGCCCTGCTCACGGGCGAGTTCCGCACCAAGGACCACCGCCACTACCTGTCCGAGGACCCAGACGCGGAGTGGAACGCCACGGCCGAGGTGTCGCGCGCCTATCTGGTGCACTTTAGCGACTGGCCGCTGCCCAAGCCGTGGCTGCCGCGCTCGCCGGAGCAGTGGGCGGCGGCCCTGCCGGCGTGCGGCGATGGCGAGGAGGATGCCGAGCGGCCGGATCGGCCGCGGTGTGCGGATCGGGTCATGTGGACGAGATTCTATGAGGATTATGATCGGGACCGGCGGGAGGTTTGCGGGCCGTTGGGTATGACTGGAGAGAGCTAG
- a CDS encoding L-rhamnonate dehydratase: MSAMREFPTIKAIRSYVISGVGSGGDYHNVKGGHWLIDSPISTPCSRWEKYRASRTSWGINVLGSFFIEVEATDGTVGYATGFGGPPACWLVHQHFERFLIGADPRNTNHLFEQMYRASMFYGRKGLPVAVISVIDLAIWDLLGKIRGEPVYKLIGGNTKDRIDFYCTGPEPTAAKAMGFWGAKVPLPYCPEEGQAGLKKNVEFLRKHRQAVGPDFPLMVDCYMSLNVPYTIEIAKACEDLNINWWEECLSPDDTDGFEQIKRAHPTLKFTTGEHEYSRYGFRKLIEGRNLDIIQPDVMWLGGMTELLKVAAMAAAYDIPVVPHASGPYSYHFVISQPNTPFQEYLANSPDGKSVLPVFGDLFVDEPIPTKGYLTVAELDKPGFGLTLNPAARSKLIPATYLLTPPTASLSPPTNGVPAENECKEAVDSSKTA; this comes from the exons ATGTCCGCGATGCGAGAGTTTCCAACCATCAAGGCCATCCGGTCTTATGTCATCAGCGGCGTCGGGTCGG GCGGCGACTATCACAACGTGAAGGGCGGGCACTG GTTGATCGACTCACCCATCTCGACACCGTGCTCAAGATGGGAGAAATACCGGGCTTCGAGAACTAGCTGGGGCATCAACGTGCTGGGCTCGTTCTttatcgaggtcgaggcgACCGATGGCACCGTCGGCTATGCAACCGGCTTCGGCG GGCCACCGGCGTGCTGGCTGGTCCACCAGCACTTTGAGCGATTCTTGATCGGAGCCGATCCGCGTAACACAAACCATCTTTTCGAGCAAATGTACCGCGCGTCCATGTTCTACGGCCGCAAGGGTCTTCCGGTCGCCGTCATCTCCGTCATCGACCTGGCAATCTGGGACCTGCTGGGCAAGATCCGCGGCGAGCCCGTCTACAAGCTCATCGGCGGCAACACCAAGGATCGCATCGACTTTTACTGCACCGGTCCCGAGCCCACCGCCGCCAAGGCCATGGGTTTCTGGGGCGCCAAGGTGCCACTGCCCTACTGCCCGGAGGAAGGCCAGGCGGGTTTGAAAAAGAATGTCGAGTTTCTGCGCAAACATCGGCAGGCGGTCGGTCCCGACTTCCCGCTCATGGTTGACTGCTACATGTCACTTAACGTGCCGTACACGATCGAGATTGCCAAGGCGTGCGAGGACCTCAACATCAACTGGTGGGAGGAGTGCCTCAGCCCTGACGACACGGACGGGTTTGAGCAGATCAAGCGGGCGCACCCGACCCTCAAGTTCACGACGGGCGAGCACGAATACTCGCGATATGGATTCCGCAAGCTCATCGAGGGCCGCAACCTCGACATCATCCAGCCCGACGTCATGTGGCTGGGGGGCATGACGGAGCTGCTCAAGGTGGCggccatggcggcggcgtACGACATCCCCGTGGTGCCGCACGCCAGCGGGCCGTATAGCTACCACTTCGTCATCAGCCAGCCCAACACGCCGTTCCAGGAGTATCTGGCCAACTCGCCGGACGGAAAGAGCGTGCTGCCAGTGTTTGGGGATCTCTTCGTGGACGAGCCTATTCCGACAAAGGGGTACTTGACGGTGGCGGAGTTGGACAAGCCGGGATTCGGACTGACACTCAACCCGGCGGCCAGGTCAAAGCTGATTCCAGCCACGTACCTCCTGACCCCCCCGACCGCTTCATTGAGCCCGCCTACGAACGGGGTGCCGGCGGAGAATGAGTGCAAGGAAGCGGTGGACAGCTCGAAGACAGCTTGA
- a CDS encoding dehydrogenase-like protein, protein MAPQAKLLAGKTAIITGGTTGIGRAIALTFVAQGCNVAVNHLDLEKDKRHLDSLLSEAAAIREKDPAAGRLAHLPGDVRDPATGPALVAFALSEFGTKRLDVCVSNAGICTFAPLLDLSADLFSNTVRTNLDGAFYVVQAAARQMALHNDPPGGGSIIAISSISALVGGGLQAHYTPTKAGVLSLMQSAAVALGRYGIRCNALLPGTIKTQLNEEDLKDDAKRTYMEGRIPLGRTGVPDDLAGPAVFLACDELSGYVTGAQLLVDGGLFVNLQ, encoded by the coding sequence ATGGCCCCCCAAGCCAAGCTCCTCGCGGGCAAGACAGCCATCATAACGGGCGGCACCACGGGGATCGGGCGGGCCATCGCACTGACTTTCGTCGCCCAAGGCTGCAACGTGGCCGTCAAccacctcgacctcgagAAGGACAAGCGCCACCTCGACTCGCTGCTGTCCGAAGCCGCCGCGATCCGCGAGAAGGACCCGGCCGCGGGCAGGCTGGCCCACCTGCCGGGCGACGTGCGCGACCCGGCGACGGGGCCGGCGCTGGTGGCCTTCGCGCTGTCCGAGTTTGGCACAAAGCGGCTCGACGTGTGCGTCTCCAACGCGGGCATCTGCACCTTCGCGCCGCTGCTCGACCTGTCGGCCGACCTCTTCTCCAACACGGTGCGGACCAACCTGGACGGGGCCTTCTACGTCGTGCAGGCGGCGGCCCGCCAGATGGCGCTGCACAACGACccgcccggcggcggctccaTCATCGCCATCTCGTCCATCTCGgccctcgtcggcggcggcctgcaGGCCCACTACACCCCGACCAAGGCCGGCGTCCTCTCGCTCATGCAgagcgccgccgtcgccctgGGCCGGTACGGCATCCGCTGCAACGCCCTGCTGCCCGGCACCATCAAGACCCAGCTCAACGAGGAGGACCTCAAGGACGACGCCAAGAGGACCTACATGGAAGGGCGCATCCCGCTCGGCAGGACGGGCGTGCCGGACGACTTGGCCGGGCCGGCCGTCTTCTTGGCGTGCGACGAGCTGAGCGGCTACGTGACGGGGGCGCAGCTGCTGGTCGACGGGGGGCTGTTTGTGAATTTGCAGTAA